The segment CCGCCAATCTACGCTCGCGCCTGATCGGGATAAACAATCGCGATCTCAAGACCTTCAACACCGATCTTGCCACGACTAAGCGGCTCGCACCGCTGGCACCAGAAGGTACGCTGCTGGTCGGCGAGAGCGGCATCAGCAGCCATGCCGATTGTAAGCGGCTGGAGCGCGCTGGCGTTCACGCGTTCCTGGTTGGCGAAAGCCTGATGCGGCAGCCAGACGTGGAAGCTGCAACGCGCGAACTGCTCGGCGGACATTAGCGCTGTCCTACATCTCGCTGCTTACGCTACCCGGTCCCAGCAGCTAATTGGCCCACAGCGGAGCGGGCAAACTTTCCGCTCATGAACAGTGTGACACGTGTGACACTTTCACTTCTGGATTTTCCTCTATGAACGATCTCACGCACCTCGATGAACACGGTCAGGCACGGATGGTCGACGTCGGTGGCAAGGCGGAAACCGTGCGTCAGGCGGTGGCCTCGGGTCGGATCGCGATGTCGGCAATTGCGCTCGCCGCCATTCGTGACGGCAGCGGGCCCAAGGGCGACGTGCTCGGCGCCGCGCGGATCGCTGGCATCATGGCGGCCAAGAAGACCGCCGATCTTATCCCGCTGTGCCACCCGCTCGCGCTCGATAGCGTGATCGTCGACTTCACGTTCGAGGAGGCGGCGATTTCGGCCACGGTTGAGGTGGCGCTGACCGGCCGCACCGGCGTAGAAATGGAAGCGATGACAGCATGTTGCGTCGCCCTGTTGACCATCTACGACATGGCGAAGGCGCTCGACAAAAGCATGATGATCGGGAATATTCGGCTGCTGGAAAAGACCGGCGGCAAGTCGGGAAACTGGCGACGTGACGGTGGTTTGACGCCGTGACTTGACGCGCCGGGGTAAGTTGCCTAATTGTTCCGCGTTCGTTCCCGCATTGGAACGGTCTCGCAAAGGATCGGGCATGCTCACTGCCAAGCAACGCGAACTTCTCCACTTCATCACCGTCCGCCTTGAAGACAGCGGAATCTCTCCGTCGTTCGAAGAGATGAAGGAAGCGCTCGATCTGAAGAGCAAGTCGGGCGTGCACCGGCTCATCTCCGCGCTGGAGGAACGTGGGTTCATCCGCCGGCTTCCCAACCGCGCTCGCGCGCTCGAAGTGATCCGCCAGGCCGAGGATTCAGTCGCCGCGCCGCGCGCCAAGTCGTCGGAGAGCACCCACGACAATGTCGTGCCCCTCCGCCGACCTACACCTGTCCAGCGCCAGATCGCCAACGATGTCGTCGAGTTGCCCTTGCACGGGCGCATTGCGGCGGGTGTGCCGATCGAGGCGCTCGAAGGCCAAAGCACCCTGCCCGTGCCCGCCGCGCTTTTGGGTCCGGGCGAACA is part of the Altererythrobacter sp. TH136 genome and harbors:
- the moaC gene encoding cyclic pyranopterin monophosphate synthase MoaC, whose translation is MNDLTHLDEHGQARMVDVGGKAETVRQAVASGRIAMSAIALAAIRDGSGPKGDVLGAARIAGIMAAKKTADLIPLCHPLALDSVIVDFTFEEAAISATVEVALTGRTGVEMEAMTACCVALLTIYDMAKALDKSMMIGNIRLLEKTGGKSGNWRRDGGLTP
- the lexA gene encoding transcriptional repressor LexA: MLTAKQRELLHFITVRLEDSGISPSFEEMKEALDLKSKSGVHRLISALEERGFIRRLPNRARALEVIRQAEDSVAAPRAKSSESTHDNVVPLRRPTPVQRQIANDVVELPLHGRIAAGVPIEALEGQSTLPVPAALLGPGEHYALEVSGDSMIEAGIFDGDFALVRKTDVARDGEIVVALVRDEEATLKYLHRENGMVRLDPANGAYEPQVYRAGEVKVQGKLAGLLRRYH